The Tissierellales bacterium genome contains the following window.
GCTTATATGAATTCACTGTCGGATTCGTAATAGCTGTATATGCTTTTGCATGATCTAATAATCCTGCGATAAAACTATAAGCTTCTTTTGATAATCCTAATTCGTTACTTTCGTCATAGAATGCATTTCCTGAAGCATTTTGAAGTGACATGTTAATATGCATTCCTGATCCAGCTATACCTTCTAATGGTTTTGGCATAAATGTAGCGTGTAAACCATGTCTTTGCGCTATTATTCTTACAACCATTTTAAATGTCATAATATGATCTGCAGCTCTAAGTGCATTCTCATATTTAAAATCAATTTCATGTTGACCTGGAGCACATTCGTGATGAGCTGCCTCTATTTCAAATCCAATTTCTTTCAGCACACTTATCATATCTCGTCTTGCATTTCCACCCAAATCAACTGGTGACATGTCAAAATATCCTGCATTATCTTGAGTTTCAAGAACTGCATTTCCTTTTTCATCTGTATTGAATAAAAAGAACTCACACTCTGGTCCAACATTGAATTTATAACCCATATCCTCTGCTTGCTTAAGTGCTCTTTTTAATATATTTCTTGGACATCCTTCAAATGGTTTTTGATCTCTTGTATATACATCACAAATAATTCTTGCTTCTTTTGGTGACCACGGAAAAATAATGAACGAAGTCACGTCTGGTTTTAAATACATATCTGATTCTTCGATCCTAACGAATCCATCTATTGATGAACCATCAAACATAATCTCTCCATCTAACGCAGTGTCAATTTGCTCTACTGGTATTGATACATTTTTCATTACCCCTGCTAAATCAGTAAACTGCAAGTGAATTAACTCTACTCCTCTTGATTTAACTAAGTCTCTAACTTCTTCCTTCGTGTAATTGCTATTCATTACCAAATCACCTCTCCAACTTATTTTCAAACGCAAAAAGGCGTCCACAACAAAGGGTCTAATACCCATCATTGTGAACGCCTTTGCTCACTTATAAAAACAATTATATCTATATCTCACACAAATATCAAGTCTTTTTTTATATTTTTTTAATTCAAAATATATTTCTTCTTATACAATGCTTATAATTACATGATATAATCATATTGCAAAGTATACTAATTTTATTTTTTAAGAAGGGACTTTAAATGGATTTATTTTCTTATATGTTTGAAACTCATAATATAAATTTTAATGAGCAACAGCAAAATGCTATAACTCATTTCGAAAACCCAGCCTTAGTTTTAGCTGTACCAGGTGCTGGTAAAACAACCGTACTAATGACTAGAACTGCTCATTTGTTGATTAACCATAATGTCAAATCAAATCAAATACTGTCACTAACCTTTAGTAAAGCGGCTGCTTTAGACATGCAAAAAAAATTTGATTCACTATTTAAGGGCTTAAATTTAGGTAAAATAACATTTTCAACTATACATAGTTTCGCATTTAAAATCATACGTGAATACTCTTATAGAGAACACTTGAATTTAAACCTGATAGAAGGAAGTGATTCTTCGCCAAACAAAATAGACATTCTAAAAATGATCTATAGACAAATAACAAATACAACTATCACCGATGATAAATTAGAAGAACTGATAAGCCAAATAAGTCTAGTTAAAAACAAGTGCATTTCTCCTAGTGATCCTGAATTTTCTAATATTCTTCACTTTGAACAAATCTTTAAGACTTATGAGCAAATTAAAAAATCTAACCAATATATTGACTTTGACGATATGCTTTTACTAGCACTAAAAATATTATCTAGCAATCATATTGTTGCAATTAAATACAAACAACTTTATTCATTCTTACAAATAGATGAAGCTCAAGATACCTCTTTAGTACAACATAAAATCATAAAAGAACTTTTATCGCGCCACAATAATTTATTTATGGTAGCTGATGATGATCAAAGTATATATGGCTTTAGGGGAGCTTCGCCTAGTGAACTACTATCTTTTGAAAAAACATACAAAGATAGCTCGATTTATTTTATGGAACAAAATTATCGCTCCACAAAAGATATTGTCGATTCAAGTAATCAAATTATAGTAAAAAACAAAAATAGATATCCTAAAAAAATAAAAACCGATTCAAAACATCAAAATCCAATTCATTTTAAACAATTTAAAACTGAAAAATTTCAGTTGCAATATCTCTCAGATCAATTAGATTGTAATCTCGATAATTCAAATTGTGCTATTTTGAGCAGAACAAATCTCTCATTGATTCCAATAGCAAATGCTTTAATAAGTTCAAATAAATCTTTTCAAATGAAAGATTCAAAACTAAATTTTTTCAGTCATTGGGTAATAAAAGATTTTACATCTTTTATACTTCTAGCTTTAAATCCATTGGATTTGAAAGCCTTCGAAAAAATTTATTATAAAATGAATGCTTATATTTCAAAAGAACACGTAAATTTTTTAGAAAAGCATCCAAGTGATATCTCTATATTTGATAGTTTGACAAAATTTGAAAAACTAAAAAGTTTTCAAAAGGAAAGAATGCTCTCTTTAAAACATAAGTTTAAGAGATTATCTAAGTTAGAGCCCGCTAAAGCAATTTCTTTTATCGAAAATGATTTAAATTATCTAGACTACGTAAAAGAACATTGTGAAAAGTTTGGAACATCTTTTGAACACGTATCGAAATATATTTCTATTTTTAAACTTATTTCACAAAATCAAGATTCACTAAATTCATTTTTGCTCCACATTGCATTGCTAAGAAAAAAATTGAGGCAAAAAAATACAAATTCAAATATATATTTAAGCACAATTCACTCTGCAAAGGGTCTTGAATTTGATCAAGTATTTATGATTGACTTAATTGATGGAGAATTTCCTGGACAATCTGCTTTAGACAGCTATCAGCGGGGTATAGTTAATGATATAGAAGAAGAACGAAGGCTATTTTATGTTGGTATGACTAGAGCAAAAAAAGATCTTCACTTACTAACATACTCTTCCTTAAACGGAAAATTAGTTTCTCCTTCTATGTTTTTGTCCGAACTACAGTTATCAAAATGTGACTCAACTATGGATTTATTCGTGGAAGATCAACAAGTAGAACACAAAATTTTTAATAAAGGAAGAATAATATCTATTAATGGTGATATTATTACTGTTTATTTCGAAGGTCATGGAGTAAAAAAACTTTCTAGCTCATTGAGTTTAGAAAATAATTTAATAAAATTTTTATAACATGGTCTTTTTTTTAACAAAGTAGTATAATGTCTTTATAGGCTAGTGATTTATCAAACTAATGATTGGGGATGATAGTATGTATGCTCTTTTTCTAATTTTAAACGACACCATGTTGCTCGATGATGTTCACGAAGTATTTTATAATCATGGAGTAGGAGCAACTACGTTAGACAGTGTTGGTATGGGGAAAATATTATTAGAACACAATGTAAATATTCCAATGTTTTCTAGCATTCGCCGTCTATTAGAAGGCGATCGCCCTTATAACAAGACTATAATAAGTGTTGTTAAGGAAGAAGAAACTTTAAATGAAGTAATCGAGGATATTCAAAACACACTCGGAGACTTATCTAAACCTGGTATCGGATTTATGTTCGTAATACCAGTTCTTGACATTTATGGTTTCAACTCAAAGAAAAACATATAAAAAAGGGCTTTACGCCCTTTTTTTTATCTAAAAAATCGATCTTAACATAGCATACACTATGCAGAGAATAAACAATGCTGCATAAGCTAATTTCACATTTAATCGACCGTACTCAAAAAATAAATTTTTTAAAAAATCAGGTGATATATTTAGATTGCTTGAGTTTTGATTATCTGTATCTACGCTATGTCTGGTTTGACATTTCGGACATTTAGCTACTATTTTACCATGATTTCTCGGCACTCTAAATTTTCCATGACATACCTTGCATTCTAGAGTATATTTAAAATTATCTTTTTCAACAATTCTATATTTTTTCTGCATCTAACACCCTTCTTTCTGTTATTTTTTGCGTGGTGGTTTTTCACCAAAATATTGATAATAGTCAACTTTTAATCGACCATTGAATAATTTTCGCTTTTTACTAGCTTTCATCCCCGAAGCTTTTTCAAATGCTTCATACGATGTTATTACGTATTTAGACCAAGTAGGCATAGTTTGAAATACCTGCCCCATTTTTTTATATAACTTCCCTACAGCTTGAACTTCACTCAGTCGCTCTCCATAAGGTGGATTAGTAACTATAACTCCATAATCCTCTAATTTATCAAAATAATCAAACGCCCGCTCTTCAAAACTAATACAATCATCCACTCCAGCATTCTCAGCATTCAATTTTGCTATTTCAATTGCTTTTCCGTCAATATCATATCCTCTAAGATTCAATTCCAAATCTTGGTCAATCTGCTTTAATGCATCTACTTTAGCTTCTTTCCAAAATTTTTGTGGAATAATTGGCCATTTTTCAGAATCAAAATTTCTGTACAAACCAGGTGCTATGTTTTTACCAATCATTGCCGCTTCAATCAATATTGTACCCGAACCGCAAAATGGGTCAATCAACATCTTGTCTTTTTTCCAAAAGCTAAGATTTATTAATGCTGCTGCTAATGTCTCTTTTATAGGAGCTGCAACTGCCTTTTCTCTATATCCTCTTTTATGCAGTCCCTCTCCACTCGTATCTAGTGTTATAGTAACTATATCTTTTAATATAGCTACCTGTACTTTATATCTAGGTCCTGTCTTTTTAAACCAGTCTTGATCATATTTAGTTTGTAATCTCTTAACTATAGCTTTCTCCACTATAGATTGACAATCTCTAACGCTGTATAATGTTGACTTAACAGATTTTCCCTGTACTATAAAATTTGCATCTTCTGTAATCCAATGTTCCCAAGGTATATCATAGGTTTTGTCAAATAGAGATGCAAAACTCTCTGCTCTAAATTCGCCCATTTTCAAAAGCACTCTATCCGCTACTCTAAGCCATAAATTTGCCTTCGGTATTAAATCAATACCTCCTGAAAAATCTATTCTTCCATTGTCGACTTTTTCTATTTTTGCGCCAATAGCTTCAACTTCTCTTTTAACTATCGCTTCTAATCCAAATGTCGATGTTGCTATCATTTGATACTCCATACCATTCTCCTGTTCTTCTTTTATTTGCCTTTATCAACTCATTCTTATTCTATTGTATCAGAGAATAGTATTTTTCCAAATAAAATTATTATCTTATTTACTTTTAACTACTAGAAAATTATTAAATTAATTTTTAACTTGACAAATTCAAATTTTGATAATATTATATTGCCTATAGCAATAATTATTTATATAAGCTATGAAAGAAATAGTAGCTACTATATCCTATTTAGAGAGAAGTTGGTTGGTGAAAAACTTTGATGTGATATTTTAGTGAATTACGGTTCTGGAGCTTCGATGTGAAAGCATCGCGTTTTCGTGCGTTAAACGATTTGAGGCATCTACGTGATGTAAATAAAGGTGGTACCACGGGTATACTCGTCCTTTCTGTGACGAATATGCCCTTTTTTTGTACAAAATTTTATAAAATTAT
Protein-coding sequences here:
- the glnA gene encoding type I glutamate--ammonia ligase; translation: MNSNYTKEEVRDLVKSRGVELIHLQFTDLAGVMKNVSIPVEQIDTALDGEIMFDGSSIDGFVRIEESDMYLKPDVTSFIIFPWSPKEARIICDVYTRDQKPFEGCPRNILKRALKQAEDMGYKFNVGPECEFFLFNTDEKGNAVLETQDNAGYFDMSPVDLGGNARRDMISVLKEIGFEIEAAHHECAPGQHEIDFKYENALRAADHIMTFKMVVRIIAQRHGLHATFMPKPLEGIAGSGMHINMSLQNASGNAFYDESNELGLSKEAYSFIAGLLDHAKAYTAITNPTVNSYKRLVPGYEAPVYIAWSASNRSPLVRVPSKRGAASRVELRSPDPSANPYLALASVLGAGLDGIKNNKVPTKSIDRNIFDMDREDLKEENIEHLPSNLYEAIKYLKEDELMKEILGDHAFKKLRRLEKAEWKAYSSFVTEWERKRYLKKF
- a CDS encoding ATP-dependent helicase, whose protein sequence is MDLFSYMFETHNINFNEQQQNAITHFENPALVLAVPGAGKTTVLMTRTAHLLINHNVKSNQILSLTFSKAAALDMQKKFDSLFKGLNLGKITFSTIHSFAFKIIREYSYREHLNLNLIEGSDSSPNKIDILKMIYRQITNTTITDDKLEELISQISLVKNKCISPSDPEFSNILHFEQIFKTYEQIKKSNQYIDFDDMLLLALKILSSNHIVAIKYKQLYSFLQIDEAQDTSLVQHKIIKELLSRHNNLFMVADDDQSIYGFRGASPSELLSFEKTYKDSSIYFMEQNYRSTKDIVDSSNQIIVKNKNRYPKKIKTDSKHQNPIHFKQFKTEKFQLQYLSDQLDCNLDNSNCAILSRTNLSLIPIANALISSNKSFQMKDSKLNFFSHWVIKDFTSFILLALNPLDLKAFEKIYYKMNAYISKEHVNFLEKHPSDISIFDSLTKFEKLKSFQKERMLSLKHKFKRLSKLEPAKAISFIENDLNYLDYVKEHCEKFGTSFEHVSKYISIFKLISQNQDSLNSFLLHIALLRKKLRQKNTNSNIYLSTIHSAKGLEFDQVFMIDLIDGEFPGQSALDSYQRGIVNDIEEERRLFYVGMTRAKKDLHLLTYSSLNGKLVSPSMFLSELQLSKCDSTMDLFVEDQQVEHKIFNKGRIISINGDIITVYFEGHGVKKLSSSLSLENNLIKFL
- a CDS encoding class I SAM-dependent RNA methyltransferase — protein: MEYQMIATSTFGLEAIVKREVEAIGAKIEKVDNGRIDFSGGIDLIPKANLWLRVADRVLLKMGEFRAESFASLFDKTYDIPWEHWITEDANFIVQGKSVKSTLYSVRDCQSIVEKAIVKRLQTKYDQDWFKKTGPRYKVQVAILKDIVTITLDTSGEGLHKRGYREKAVAAPIKETLAAALINLSFWKKDKMLIDPFCGSGTILIEAAMIGKNIAPGLYRNFDSEKWPIIPQKFWKEAKVDALKQIDQDLELNLRGYDIDGKAIEIAKLNAENAGVDDCISFEERAFDYFDKLEDYGVIVTNPPYGERLSEVQAVGKLYKKMGQVFQTMPTWSKYVITSYEAFEKASGMKASKKRKLFNGRLKVDYYQYFGEKPPRKK